Proteins found in one Syngnathus acus chromosome 9, fSynAcu1.2, whole genome shotgun sequence genomic segment:
- the tbx1 gene encoding T-box transcription factor TBX1 isoform X3: MISAISSPWLTQLSHFCDVAAFTTSSLSSLNTPGGYHLSPSPGDPYTQHEAHFDPCPAAQPNYGYAGQAPSSDPAGTPCSSSSSNSTPNSKNIIKKNPKVANINVQLEMKALWDEFNQLGTEMIVTKAGRRMFPTFQVKIFGMDPMADYMLLMDFLPVDDKRYRYAFHSSSWLVAGKADPATPGRVHYHPDSPAKGAQWMKQIVSFDKLKLTNNLLDDNGHIILNSMHRYQPRFHVVYVDPRKDSEKYAEENYKTFVFEETRFTAVTAYQNHRITQLKIASNPFAKGFRDCDPEDWPRNHRPGSLPIMSAFARTRNPMSSPPQQNGTEKDDSRRDYEREPGGTPIHADPAHQLMSRVLSPALPVPGGLHTIPLTGGRPSPPHDLRPDPHTLPPDTLHHHPYKYPTTYEHYLGAKTRPSPYPLPSIRGHTYHHHMNPATANMYSATSGPTNYDYGPR, from the exons ATGATTTCAGCCATATCCAGCCCGTGGCTGACGCAGCTGTCCCATTTTTGCGATGTTGCAGCCTTCACGACCAGCAGCCTGAGCAGCCTCAACACCCCGGGGGGCTACCacctctccccctcccccgGGGACCCTTACACCCAACACGAAGCCCACTTTGATCCCTGCCCGGCCGCTCAGCCCAACTACGGCTATGCGGGCCAGGCCCCGTCGAGCGACCCCGCCGGGACCCCTTGCTCGTCGTCCTCGTCCAACTCCACACCTAACAGCAAAAACATCATCAAGAAGAACCCCAAAGTGGCTAACATTAACGTCCAGTTGGAGATGAAGGCCTTATGGGACGAGTTTAATCAGCTGGGCACCGAGATGATCGTCACCAAGGCGGGAAG GCGAATGTTTCCAACATTCCAAGTGAAAATATTCGGGATGGATCCAATGGCGGACTACATGCTCCTAATGGACTTTTTGCCAGTGGACGACAAACGTTATAG GTATGCGTTCCACAGTTCCTCGTGGCTTGTGGCGGGCAAAGCTGACCCAGCGACCCCTGGAAGAGTCCACTACCACCCGGACTCTCCGGCAAAGGGCGCCCAGTGGATGAAGCAGATTGTTTCTTTTGACAAACTCAAACTCACCAACAACCTCCTGGATGATAACGGACAT ATCATTCTCAACTCAATGCATCGCTACCAGCCCAGGTTCCACGTGGTCTATGTGGATCCTCGCAAGGACAGCGAGAAGTACGCAGAAGAGAATTACAAAACTTTTGTGTTCGAGGAAACCCGCTTCACAGCAGTTACGGCGTACCAGAATCACCGG ATCACCCAGCTGAAAATAGCCAGTAACCCTTTTGCAAAAGGCTTCCGGGACTGTGACCCAGAGGATTG GCCCAGGAATCACAGGCCAGGCTCCCTGCCAATAATGAGTGCTTTTGCCAGAACAAGAAACCCAATGTCATCTCCTCCTCAGCAGAACGGCACAGAGAAAG ATGACAGTAGGCGGGACTATGAGCGAGAACCCGGCGGCACACCCATACATGCTGACCCGGCTCACCAGCTGATGTCCCGCGTCCTCAGTCCCGCCCTGCCCGTCCCGGGAGGCCTCCACACCATCCCGCTTACCGGCGGCCGCCCGAGCCCTCCGCACGACCTCCGGCCAGACCCTCACACTCTACCCCCGGACACCCTCCACCACCATCCCTACAAGTACCCCACCACCTATGAACATTACCTGGGAGCCAAGACCAGGCCATCCCCTTACCCTTTACCCAGCATCAGAGGACACACGTACCACCACCACATGAACCCGGCCACAGCTAACATGTACTCGGCTACCAGCGGGCCCACAAACTACGACTATGGGCCCAGATAA
- the tbx1 gene encoding T-box transcription factor TBX1 isoform X1, with protein sequence MDDGGPLSPRANAFSIASLICAAEQAGNAAFDKRSSTGLDKPDGNNHSCCTMHYSTVTREMEAISSPWLTQLSHFCDVAAFTTSSLSSLNTPGGYHLSPSPGDPYTQHEAHFDPCPAAQPNYGYAGQAPSSDPAGTPCSSSSSNSTPNSKNIIKKNPKVANINVQLEMKALWDEFNQLGTEMIVTKAGRRMFPTFQVKIFGMDPMADYMLLMDFLPVDDKRYRYAFHSSSWLVAGKADPATPGRVHYHPDSPAKGAQWMKQIVSFDKLKLTNNLLDDNGHIILNSMHRYQPRFHVVYVDPRKDSEKYAEENYKTFVFEETRFTAVTAYQNHRITQLKIASNPFAKGFRDCDPEDWPRNHRPGSLPIMSAFARTRNPMSSPPQQNGTEKDDSRRDYEREPGGTPIHADPAHQLMSRVLSPALPVPGGLHTIPLTGGRPSPPHDLRPDPHTLPPDTLHHHPYKYPTTYEHYLGAKTRPSPYPLPSIRGHTYHHHMNPATANMYSATSGPTNYDYGPR encoded by the exons ATGGACGACGGTGGTCCCCTGTCTCCCAGGGCAAATGCTTTTAGTATTGCCTCTCTGATTTGTGCTGCAGAGCAAGCAGGAAACGCAGCGTTTGACAAGCGCTCGAGCACCGGCCTGGACAAACCAGACGGGAACAACCACAGCTGCTGCACAATGCATTACAGCACTGTGACCCGGGAAATGGAAG CCATATCCAGCCCGTGGCTGACGCAGCTGTCCCATTTTTGCGATGTTGCAGCCTTCACGACCAGCAGCCTGAGCAGCCTCAACACCCCGGGGGGCTACCacctctccccctcccccgGGGACCCTTACACCCAACACGAAGCCCACTTTGATCCCTGCCCGGCCGCTCAGCCCAACTACGGCTATGCGGGCCAGGCCCCGTCGAGCGACCCCGCCGGGACCCCTTGCTCGTCGTCCTCGTCCAACTCCACACCTAACAGCAAAAACATCATCAAGAAGAACCCCAAAGTGGCTAACATTAACGTCCAGTTGGAGATGAAGGCCTTATGGGACGAGTTTAATCAGCTGGGCACCGAGATGATCGTCACCAAGGCGGGAAG GCGAATGTTTCCAACATTCCAAGTGAAAATATTCGGGATGGATCCAATGGCGGACTACATGCTCCTAATGGACTTTTTGCCAGTGGACGACAAACGTTATAG GTATGCGTTCCACAGTTCCTCGTGGCTTGTGGCGGGCAAAGCTGACCCAGCGACCCCTGGAAGAGTCCACTACCACCCGGACTCTCCGGCAAAGGGCGCCCAGTGGATGAAGCAGATTGTTTCTTTTGACAAACTCAAACTCACCAACAACCTCCTGGATGATAACGGACAT ATCATTCTCAACTCAATGCATCGCTACCAGCCCAGGTTCCACGTGGTCTATGTGGATCCTCGCAAGGACAGCGAGAAGTACGCAGAAGAGAATTACAAAACTTTTGTGTTCGAGGAAACCCGCTTCACAGCAGTTACGGCGTACCAGAATCACCGG ATCACCCAGCTGAAAATAGCCAGTAACCCTTTTGCAAAAGGCTTCCGGGACTGTGACCCAGAGGATTG GCCCAGGAATCACAGGCCAGGCTCCCTGCCAATAATGAGTGCTTTTGCCAGAACAAGAAACCCAATGTCATCTCCTCCTCAGCAGAACGGCACAGAGAAAG ATGACAGTAGGCGGGACTATGAGCGAGAACCCGGCGGCACACCCATACATGCTGACCCGGCTCACCAGCTGATGTCCCGCGTCCTCAGTCCCGCCCTGCCCGTCCCGGGAGGCCTCCACACCATCCCGCTTACCGGCGGCCGCCCGAGCCCTCCGCACGACCTCCGGCCAGACCCTCACACTCTACCCCCGGACACCCTCCACCACCATCCCTACAAGTACCCCACCACCTATGAACATTACCTGGGAGCCAAGACCAGGCCATCCCCTTACCCTTTACCCAGCATCAGAGGACACACGTACCACCACCACATGAACCCGGCCACAGCTAACATGTACTCGGCTACCAGCGGGCCCACAAACTACGACTATGGGCCCAGATAA
- the tbx1 gene encoding T-box transcription factor TBX1 isoform X2, translating into MDDGGPLSPRANAFSIASLICAAEQAGNAAFDKRSSTGLDKPDGNNHSCCTMHYSTVTREMEAFTTSSLSSLNTPGGYHLSPSPGDPYTQHEAHFDPCPAAQPNYGYAGQAPSSDPAGTPCSSSSSNSTPNSKNIIKKNPKVANINVQLEMKALWDEFNQLGTEMIVTKAGRRMFPTFQVKIFGMDPMADYMLLMDFLPVDDKRYRYAFHSSSWLVAGKADPATPGRVHYHPDSPAKGAQWMKQIVSFDKLKLTNNLLDDNGHIILNSMHRYQPRFHVVYVDPRKDSEKYAEENYKTFVFEETRFTAVTAYQNHRITQLKIASNPFAKGFRDCDPEDWPRNHRPGSLPIMSAFARTRNPMSSPPQQNGTEKDDSRRDYEREPGGTPIHADPAHQLMSRVLSPALPVPGGLHTIPLTGGRPSPPHDLRPDPHTLPPDTLHHHPYKYPTTYEHYLGAKTRPSPYPLPSIRGHTYHHHMNPATANMYSATSGPTNYDYGPR; encoded by the exons ATGGACGACGGTGGTCCCCTGTCTCCCAGGGCAAATGCTTTTAGTATTGCCTCTCTGATTTGTGCTGCAGAGCAAGCAGGAAACGCAGCGTTTGACAAGCGCTCGAGCACCGGCCTGGACAAACCAGACGGGAACAACCACAGCTGCTGCACAATGCATTACAGCACTGTGACCCGGGAAATGGAAG CCTTCACGACCAGCAGCCTGAGCAGCCTCAACACCCCGGGGGGCTACCacctctccccctcccccgGGGACCCTTACACCCAACACGAAGCCCACTTTGATCCCTGCCCGGCCGCTCAGCCCAACTACGGCTATGCGGGCCAGGCCCCGTCGAGCGACCCCGCCGGGACCCCTTGCTCGTCGTCCTCGTCCAACTCCACACCTAACAGCAAAAACATCATCAAGAAGAACCCCAAAGTGGCTAACATTAACGTCCAGTTGGAGATGAAGGCCTTATGGGACGAGTTTAATCAGCTGGGCACCGAGATGATCGTCACCAAGGCGGGAAG GCGAATGTTTCCAACATTCCAAGTGAAAATATTCGGGATGGATCCAATGGCGGACTACATGCTCCTAATGGACTTTTTGCCAGTGGACGACAAACGTTATAG GTATGCGTTCCACAGTTCCTCGTGGCTTGTGGCGGGCAAAGCTGACCCAGCGACCCCTGGAAGAGTCCACTACCACCCGGACTCTCCGGCAAAGGGCGCCCAGTGGATGAAGCAGATTGTTTCTTTTGACAAACTCAAACTCACCAACAACCTCCTGGATGATAACGGACAT ATCATTCTCAACTCAATGCATCGCTACCAGCCCAGGTTCCACGTGGTCTATGTGGATCCTCGCAAGGACAGCGAGAAGTACGCAGAAGAGAATTACAAAACTTTTGTGTTCGAGGAAACCCGCTTCACAGCAGTTACGGCGTACCAGAATCACCGG ATCACCCAGCTGAAAATAGCCAGTAACCCTTTTGCAAAAGGCTTCCGGGACTGTGACCCAGAGGATTG GCCCAGGAATCACAGGCCAGGCTCCCTGCCAATAATGAGTGCTTTTGCCAGAACAAGAAACCCAATGTCATCTCCTCCTCAGCAGAACGGCACAGAGAAAG ATGACAGTAGGCGGGACTATGAGCGAGAACCCGGCGGCACACCCATACATGCTGACCCGGCTCACCAGCTGATGTCCCGCGTCCTCAGTCCCGCCCTGCCCGTCCCGGGAGGCCTCCACACCATCCCGCTTACCGGCGGCCGCCCGAGCCCTCCGCACGACCTCCGGCCAGACCCTCACACTCTACCCCCGGACACCCTCCACCACCATCCCTACAAGTACCCCACCACCTATGAACATTACCTGGGAGCCAAGACCAGGCCATCCCCTTACCCTTTACCCAGCATCAGAGGACACACGTACCACCACCACATGAACCCGGCCACAGCTAACATGTACTCGGCTACCAGCGGGCCCACAAACTACGACTATGGGCCCAGATAA